The following nucleotide sequence is from Halococcus agarilyticus.
GACCACGGTGACGGACTTCTTTCTCGCGCGGTACGACAGGAAGAACTACTACCTGTTCATGGTGTTTTTCTTCACCTTGATCTTCATGAACAGCGCACAGCTCCCCATCGCGGCGGGCACGCTGCTGGACGTCATCTTCGATATTCCCTACCACGTTGGGATGCTCGCCGCGACGGTCCCCGTGTTGATCTACGTGCTTTCGGGCGGCCTCCGGGCGTCGATCTCGACGGACTACCTCCAGACGCTCGGTATCATCGTGCTCCTGTTGGTGTTCGTTCCGCTGGTGCTGTTCACCGTCTCGCCGAGTCAGATCGTGGATGGAATGGCGGCCGCGGACCCGGCGACGGTCTCGCTGACCGCCCCTGAAGGGCTGCTCTGGGCGCTCTCGGCCGTCTTTTTCCTGTTCGGGCTGATCCTGATGCTCAACTCCTTCTGGCAGCGGCTGTTCTCGTTCGACGAGGATCAGGTGACGAAGGCGTACGTCATCGCCGGTATCGCGTGGGCGGCGATTCCGCTGCTCACCGGGATCTTCGGCTTCGTGGCGCGGGCACGGGGGATCGCGGTCGAGAGCCTCAACAACGTCGCGCCGCTGGTGATCGAACAGCTGTTTCCGCCGACGCTCGTGGTGGCGTTTGCGGTCCTCGTCTATCTCGCGTTCTCGTCGAGTCTCGACACCCGCATCAACGGGATGGCGGTGCTGTCGGCTCACGAGCTGTACTACAAGCATTTCAATCCCGACGCGAGCAACCAGCGGATGGTGCGTGCCGGGCGAATCGCAACCGCGGTGTTCGGCGTCGTCATCCTCACCATCGGGTGGGCGCGACCGGCGCTGATCGACATCATCGTGGTGTTGTCGCCGATCAACGCGGCGTACGTGCCGGCGTTCGTGCTGGGCGTGTTCTGGAAGAAGACCTCCTCGGACGCGGTGTTCGTCGGCACGCTGCTGGCCTCGCTGTTCGGGATCTACGGCACGCTCGGTCCGTTCCTCGGCCTCTGGCAGCCGCCGGACCTCCCCATCAACACCGAGTACATGACGACGATGATCTGTTTCGTGCTTTCGACGGGGATCATCGTCGGCGGGTCACTGCTGTTCCCCGACTCCTACGACTTCGACCGGTTGGCATCCGTCAAATCGAGCACGAGCACGGGGGAGCCTGCCGATGATTAGCGCACCCGTGCTGGCGATCACCGGCGGCAGCGCGTTCCTCACTGCGTGGGCCGTGATCTCGCTGCTGGTGGTCGCCGTGACGTTCGTGATAATGCTCCGGGCGACCTACATCGAATGGCAGAACGGAACACTCTGGTGAGAACGGGTCTCCCGCGCTGATCGGGCCGTCCGGACGGTTCGGCGAGGCCGCTACTGAATTTTTCTGGTCGGTGAGTACCGTCGCTGGCCGCCACAGACGCCACGAAACCTGCCGATGGCGAGCGACCTGTGAGCCGAACTCACGACCGGCCATCGTCGCGGACGTATTCGAGCGCCGCGACGAACTGATCGAGGTCGATCCGATCCTCGGTTTCGGACAGACGCTCTCGGATGCGCTCCGGTGTCATGGCCAGTGTTATCATACATCTCCGAGAGATATGACTCTTTCGCCGGTCGACATCGCACTGCCCACGTCGGAGTCTCACGCGTCCAGGCAGCCTCTCATCCGGCGATCGAACCGCCGCATCGCCGGAGCGTCGAGCGTATCAGTCCGCGATCGCTTCGGTCGAGCCGGCGTCGGCTGCCGGGTTCTGGATCCAGAGGTCGCCGAACAGTTCGTCCTGTTCGAGCCGGACGTGCCCCCGGTGTGAGAGAAAGAGCACGGCGAGGAAGGTTTCGACGCGCGAGCCGCCCGCTTCCTCGATCTCGGCGTAGAGTACCTCCTCGCGCCCGGCGTCGTACTGGGTTCTGAGGACGCGCTGGACGTCCGCGATGATGGCTTCGATGTCCTCGCCGTGGGCCGTGGCCGTGACCTCGGCCTCGGTCGGCTCGTCGTCGACCCGGAGATCGTCGCCTGACCGGTACTCCACCGTTTGGGTCCCGCGCTGGAACCCCTTCGGCGAGCCGTCGGTGTCGTAGGTTCGGGACTCCTTCCACCACGAGTCGCGTTCTGCCTCGCGGAGCTCCCGCACGAGCTCGTCGAGCGTCTCGGGCGTCCCGCGGGCCTGTTTCCGGTCGAGCCGGCGGTCCATCTCGTCTTCGAGCGCGGCCACCGGATCGGGGCCGAACTCGTCGTCGCCGTCGCCTTCAGCCCCACCCCACGCTTCCTCCCACGGCTCGGGCGCGGGGTCGGGCTCCGGCTCGTCGGGTTCGAGCAGCGCGTCGCTTTTCATCCGGAGGAGCACGCTCGCGTAGAACAGCGCCCGACCGGAAGTCCGGAGGTCGGCAGCGTCGAGCCGCGAGAGGAAGGCGTCGGTGACCTCGACCACGTCGATGTCCCACGGCTCGATCTCGCCCTCTTCGGCCAGCCTGACGAGCAACTCGACCGGTTCAACCTCCTCGTCGGCCTCGTCCGCATCGCCGTCGGTCTCGCCGGCAGCGTCGTCGGTCGCTTCCGCCACACCCGCCGGGGTCGCGGGATCGGCCGGCTCAGTCATCCGCCGGGACCTCCTGGGCTCCGAGTTCGATCCCCGTCACCGCCGAGACGTTGTCGCCCTGCATCGTGACGCCGATCGCGCGCTCGGAGCGTTCGAGCATCGCCGAGCGGTGGCTGACCACGATGAACTGGGCCTCGCTCGCGAGCTCGTCGACCAGTTCGCCGACGCGTTCGGCGTTGGCCGCATCGAGGAACGCGTCGATCTCGTCGAGCGCGTAGAACGGTGCGGGGTTGTGACGCTGGATCGCGAAGATAAAGGCGAGCGCGGTGAGCGATTTCTCGCCGCCGCTCATCGCGTCGAGGCGCTGGATCGGCTTATCGCCCGGTTGGGCCTTCATCGTCAGCCCGCCCTCGAAGGGATCTTCGGGGTCTTCGAGGTGAAGGGTCCCCGACCCGGCGGAGAGCCGCTCGAAGATCGACTCGAACTGGTCGTTGATCGCTTCATAGGAGTCCATGAACGTCCCCTTCTTCTGGGCCTCGTAGGACTCGATCCGCTCCTCGATCCCGTCGCGCTCGTCGGTCAAGGTGTCTTTCTTGTCGGTGAGGTCCGCGAGATCCGCCTCGACGGCGTCGTACTCGTCGATCGCGAGCATGTTGACGGGCTCCAGTTCCTCCATCGCGCCCTCGATCCGCGAGATCTCGCGTTCGACCTCGTCGTGGTCCGGGATCTCGTCGGCGTCGTACTCGCCGACCGTCGCGGCGAGCTCGTCGATCTCCCAGTCGAGACGCTCGGCGGTCTCGCGCCGGTCGTCGAGGGCGTCTGCGGCCTCGTCCACGATCTCCTGCTGTTCGTCGCGGGCCGCCCGTGCGTCCTGGAGTTCCTCCTTCAGCTCGGCGCGGTCCTCCTTCAGTTCGGCGAGCTCGTCCTCCAACTCGGCGACGGCAGCCTCCTTCTCGTCGAGGGTGTCCTCGCGCTCGTCGATCTCGGCTTCGAGCTCTTCGATCCGCTCCTCGTTTTCGGCCTTGCGATTCTGTGCGGTTTCGAGCGTTTCGTGAAGATCGTCGATCGAGTCCTCGGCGTACTCCTTCTCCAGCTGAAGCTCGTTCAGCCGGCCGTCGAGATCGTCCATCCGGTCCTCGCGGTCGTCGATCTCGCCCTCGATCGCGTCGGCCTCCTCGGTGAGTTCCGGCACGTCCGAATCCGCAAGCTCGCCCTCCAGGTCGGCGATCTCGCCCTCGATCTCGTCGATCCGGTCGTCGTGATCGCCGATCGCGCTTTCGAGGTCGCCCATCTCCTCGTCGACCTCTTCGCGGGCGGTCTCGATCTCGTCGATCTCGGTTTCGAGCGAGGCGATCCGCTCCTCGACCTCCTCGCGCTCGCGCTCTTTGGCCTCGATGTCGGCCTCGACCTCCCGCACTTGCTCGGCGGCCGCAGAGCGCCGTTCGCGCGCGTCGTCGAGGCGTTCTTCGACATCGCGCACTGCCTCCTTCGCCTCGCGGCGCTTCTCTTCGAGCTCCGCCACCCGATCCGCGACCCGTTTCAGTCGTCCTTCGCTCGATCCGAAGGAGTACCGCGACCCGCTCTTCGAACCCCCGGTCATCGCGCCGCTCTTCTCGACGAGTTCGCCCTCCAGGGTGACGAGGCGATAGTCGCCCATCAGCTCCCGCGCGGTCGCCATCTCCTCGACCACGAGCGTGCTCCCGAGGACGTACGAGAACACGCCCGCGTACTCGGTGGGATAGTCGACGAGGTTCGCGGCGAAATCCACTACGCCCTCTTGGCCAGGCAGCTGTGGCAGCGAGCGCTGGTGCATCTCGGTCAGCGGGAGGAAGGTCGCCCGGCCCGCGTTCCGGGACTTGAGATACTCGATCGCACGTTCGCCCACACCGTCGTCGTCGACCACGACGTGGGCCAGTCGCCCGCCGGCGGCGGTCTCACACGCGGTCGCGTACTCCGGATCGACGCCGCCGAGCTGGGCGATCGTGCCATGAATCCCGTCGAGGTCGGCATTGAGAACCGTCGACACCGCCCGGCCGTACGACGAACCGCTCTCGTCGGTCTTGGCTTCGAGATCGGCGTATTTCTGTTGGGCGGCCCGCAGGTCCTCCTCGACCTCGTCGAGATCCTCGTTGCGCTCGCGTTTCTCGGTTTTGAGGTCCGCAACGACGTCCTCGATGTTTTCCTCGTTCGTTGCGGCCTTCTCGCGTTCGTCCTCCAGATCGTCGATCGCAGCCTCGATCTCGGGGATTTTCTCGCGTGCCTCGTCGAGTTCGGACTCGGTTTCGTCCTGCTCGGTCGAGCGCCGCCGCGCCGCGTCGAGCAGTCGGTCCTGCTCGCGCTGTTTCTCGTTCTTTGCGCTCTTCTCGGCTTCGAGCGCCTCGCGTTGCTCCGCGAGATCGGCCTTCAGCTCGTCGTACGCGGTGTCGGTCGCCTCGATTTCGGCTTCGACCTCGGCGAGATCGTTCCCCAGATCCTCGATCTCGGTCGCGATCGACGACTTCTCGACTTTCACACCCCGAATATCGCCGTCGAGTTCGTCGACGGTCTCCTGCTTGCGGTCGATCTCCACGAACGCCTGGCGGCGCTCGTTCTCTGCGTCCTCGATACGCTCTTCGGCGGTTTCGATCTTGTCCTCTAGACGACCGATCTCGCCTTTGACCTCCTCGATCTCCCGTTTGATCGCGAGCTGCTCGTCCTCACCCTTCCGTTCGATCTCGGTGTTGAGGTCGTCGAGGTCGCTTTCGAGTCTGGAGACGCGACCCTCGCGCTCGTCGAGTTCGCGCCGGAGCTCCGCGAGTTCGTCCTCGCGCTCGTCGATCGCCTCGCGGGTGTCGGCGAGCGCCTCGCGTTTTTCCTCCAGTTCGGCGGCCTTCCGATAGCTCTCGTACTCCTCCTTCTCGTCGCGGAGGTCCTGATATTCGAGTGCCGTCTCGCGCTCGTCCTCCAGTTGGTCGAGCCGCTCTTCTTTCTCCTCGATCCGGAGTTCGGCCTCCTCGATCCGGCCCTCGACCACTTCGAGCTCCTCGAAGGCATCCTCCTTTTTGGCGTCGAACGCCGCGACGCCCGCGATCTCGTCGATGATCTCGCGGCGCTCGCCCGCGGTCATGTTGATGATCCCCGTGACGTCGCCCTGCATCACGACGTTGTACCCCTCCGGGGTGACGCCGGCCTGCGCGAGCAGGTCCTGGATATCGGCGAGGTTCACCGACCGGCCGTTGATGTAGTAGTAGGAGTAGTAGTTGTCCTCGGTCTGTTTGACCCGGCGCTTGATCGTGATCTCCTCGACATCCCCCACGTCCTCGGTACCGGCGGCGCTCTCGACCTCGGCGCGGGTGAGGGTGCCGTCGCCGTTGTCGAGGACGACCGCGACGCTCGCCTCGCGCGTGCCACTGACCCCATCGCCCTCCTCGTGCGCGGGGTTGTAGATTAGGTCGGTGAGCTTCCGTGCGCGAATCCCTCGGGTGCGGGCGAGGCCGAGCGCGAACAGTATGGCGTCGATGATGTTCGACTTGCCCGAGCCGTTCGGTCCGCTGACGGTAGTGAAATCCTCGTAGAAGGGGATTCGGGTCTTCCGGCCGAAACTCTTGAAGTTGTCTAAGACGAGCGTCTTGATGTTCATGGGGTGCTCGTGGGGGCGTTACGCGACGATGATATCGTCGGCCTCCGTCGTATCTTCCGTCTCGTCTTCGGTGCGCTTATCTCCTTCGACAGCCGCCTCGACGGCGCTCTCT
It contains:
- a CDS encoding sodium:solute symporter family transporter yields the protein MANTVVGYVMVALFSLVLLGIGLYSARGNVVDFDDYSVAGRNVGLGLGIGTLLASWVTASTIIAAPQIAYQLGYLGAIGYAMGGLGLVFFAPMAKRLRRMMPEGTTVTDFFLARYDRKNYYLFMVFFFTLIFMNSAQLPIAAGTLLDVIFDIPYHVGMLAATVPVLIYVLSGGLRASISTDYLQTLGIIVLLLVFVPLVLFTVSPSQIVDGMAAADPATVSLTAPEGLLWALSAVFFLFGLILMLNSFWQRLFSFDEDQVTKAYVIAGIAWAAIPLLTGIFGFVARARGIAVESLNNVAPLVIEQLFPPTLVVAFAVLVYLAFSSSLDTRINGMAVLSAHELYYKHFNPDASNQRMVRAGRIATAVFGVVILTIGWARPALIDIIVVLSPINAAYVPAFVLGVFWKKTSSDAVFVGTLLASLFGIYGTLGPFLGLWQPPDLPINTEYMTTMICFVLSTGIIVGGSLLFPDSYDFDRLASVKSSTSTGEPADD
- a CDS encoding segregation and condensation protein A, which gives rise to MTEPADPATPAGVAEATDDAAGETDGDADEADEEVEPVELLVRLAEEGEIEPWDIDVVEVTDAFLSRLDAADLRTSGRALFYASVLLRMKSDALLEPDEPEPDPAPEPWEEAWGGAEGDGDDEFGPDPVAALEDEMDRRLDRKQARGTPETLDELVRELREAERDSWWKESRTYDTDGSPKGFQRGTQTVEYRSGDDLRVDDEPTEAEVTATAHGEDIEAIIADVQRVLRTQYDAGREEVLYAEIEEAGGSRVETFLAVLFLSHRGHVRLEQDELFGDLWIQNPAADAGSTEAIAD
- the smc gene encoding chromosome segregation protein SMC, translated to MNIKTLVLDNFKSFGRKTRIPFYEDFTTVSGPNGSGKSNIIDAILFALGLARTRGIRARKLTDLIYNPAHEEGDGVSGTREASVAVVLDNGDGTLTRAEVESAAGTEDVGDVEEITIKRRVKQTEDNYYSYYYINGRSVNLADIQDLLAQAGVTPEGYNVVMQGDVTGIINMTAGERREIIDEIAGVAAFDAKKEDAFEELEVVEGRIEEAELRIEEKEERLDQLEDERETALEYQDLRDEKEEYESYRKAAELEEKREALADTREAIDEREDELAELRRELDEREGRVSRLESDLDDLNTEIERKGEDEQLAIKREIEEVKGEIGRLEDKIETAEERIEDAENERRQAFVEIDRKQETVDELDGDIRGVKVEKSSIATEIEDLGNDLAEVEAEIEATDTAYDELKADLAEQREALEAEKSAKNEKQREQDRLLDAARRRSTEQDETESELDEAREKIPEIEAAIDDLEDEREKAATNEENIEDVVADLKTEKRERNEDLDEVEEDLRAAQQKYADLEAKTDESGSSYGRAVSTVLNADLDGIHGTIAQLGGVDPEYATACETAAGGRLAHVVVDDDGVGERAIEYLKSRNAGRATFLPLTEMHQRSLPQLPGQEGVVDFAANLVDYPTEYAGVFSYVLGSTLVVEEMATARELMGDYRLVTLEGELVEKSGAMTGGSKSGSRYSFGSSEGRLKRVADRVAELEEKRREAKEAVRDVEERLDDARERRSAAAEQVREVEADIEAKEREREEVEERIASLETEIDEIETAREEVDEEMGDLESAIGDHDDRIDEIEGEIADLEGELADSDVPELTEEADAIEGEIDDREDRMDDLDGRLNELQLEKEYAEDSIDDLHETLETAQNRKAENEERIEELEAEIDEREDTLDEKEAAVAELEDELAELKEDRAELKEELQDARAARDEQQEIVDEAADALDDRRETAERLDWEIDELAATVGEYDADEIPDHDEVEREISRIEGAMEELEPVNMLAIDEYDAVEADLADLTDKKDTLTDERDGIEERIESYEAQKKGTFMDSYEAINDQFESIFERLSAGSGTLHLEDPEDPFEGGLTMKAQPGDKPIQRLDAMSGGEKSLTALAFIFAIQRHNPAPFYALDEIDAFLDAANAERVGELVDELASEAQFIVVSHRSAMLERSERAIGVTMQGDNVSAVTGIELGAQEVPADD